In Chaetodon auriga isolate fChaAug3 chromosome 7, fChaAug3.hap1, whole genome shotgun sequence, a genomic segment contains:
- the tbrg1 gene encoding LOW QUALITY PROTEIN: transforming growth factor beta regulator 1 (The sequence of the model RefSeq protein was modified relative to this genomic sequence to represent the inferred CDS: substituted 5 bases at 5 genomic stop codons) — protein MVEFVTSEHGDLYPFDGPRGTLAHAFGPGLGIGGDTHFDDDEHWTAGETGFNLLVVAAHEFGHALGMKHSRNPESLMYPNYRSSRPANLLAAEDVANINALYSKASGSLFPRPMQNKCDPDMTFDAVSTLGDATFFFREQHMWMXTMQTTYXNRLRADGSSTYLPSISSHVDAAHDIPAKGVAYIFTGHKYXVLQQLKMRSHALSIYEYSFSSRVKQVDAAVCVTWEVYYRCDEHRRGMDPVFPRLIQTGWPXILRXPHAAFQLHAPTVAPTVSPEEEDLAEGYLSQFYADVGMRNSTVRSLNKNSFSQDLEAMQAFFGLEVTGVLNNETVEVMKAPRCGVSDISRYGHFPGKPKWQKKLITYRITRYTPDLTQRQVDTTIARAFQLYSDVIPLNFKQVYRGTADIMILFKGGYHGDFYPFDGAGGVLAHANSPGQGQGGDTHFDDDETWTLTQRGVNLLLVAAHEFGHALGLDHSRDRRALMFPTYQYVNTNGYRLPDDDRRGVQALYGSRTPVPTTAPKPKPDPEPEPEDPTEDPNPDPLPNPRDEQCSRELVFDAATSIKGDLYFFKNGYYWRKSSRLRGIRLIKVSTKWPRIHSVDAAFEVPYKDVVYLFEGRQYWGIRAHATTIISGYPKSITNLGLPSSVTKVDAAVYVQSTGKTLIFVNNQYWSYDEGKNKMDFGYPRAITWDFPGIGSRVDAAFENYANELSLTSFLTPSPMESLNTFESEMEADGQGNYSLFPALDSIASLSGTAETLERLLKIIEIAEKPNLTWLDAAQIVLEEAGRPMHIKEIKQRIIDRGLVQSNAKSSLEAVMYRETDEERQQALQAFTAQSFLGSPQQNTISSSGSGASAPAFPSPTSSSEHKTKMKRGSRKNQNEKYRLKYLRLRKTARAMIFENAALCDEVAHLEEKFLRAKEERRFLLKSLLQYQSLSEGEILPTPSSSSHPPVPPVALTSGPAGASGLSGGHSLASVVSTGEDGPLKKPKKERKERGRENGKEEFPKKMSKKRKLADGSRKLVQPIPLDSSGRPVFPIVLGGLTVYSLGEIITDRMLFHDECAIYPVGFCSTRVFASMKNPDQQCLYTCQIKDGGTGPQFEIVPEEDPQNAIVASSALTCHSNLLKAIASVSSKSVAPIVPSGADFFGFSHPTIQNLIQSCPGARKCSNYRWIRFEVCRPGDGQIPHSLSEDDASVNFEAYQRHQGFDESIKTEHITGQTPSPSSSHQHHLTSPTMKPSTSYYSS, from the exons ATGGTGGAGTTTGTGACCAGTG AACATGGTGACTTGTATCCATTTGATGGGCCCAGAGGCACACTGGCTCATGCTTTTGGTCCAGGATTGGGCATCGGAGGGGACACACACTTTGACGACGACGAACACTggacagcaggagaaacag GGTTTAATCTCTTGGTTGTAGCTGCACATGAATTCGGCCATGCTTTGGGCATGAAGCACTCCAGAAACCCAGAGTCACTGATGTATCCGAACTACAGATCTTCTCGTCCAGCCAACCTATTAGCTGCAGAAGATGTAGCAAATATCAACGCACTTTACAGTAA GGCATCAGGATCGCTGTTCCCCCGACCCATGCAGAACAAATGTGATCCAGACATGACCTTTGACGCAGTGTCCACTCTTGGGGATGCCACCTTCTTTTTCAGAGAACA GCACATGTGGATGTGAACAATGCAAACAACTTATTAAAATCGCCTGAGAGCGGACGGCAGCAGCACATATTTACCGAGCATCAGTTCACATGTTGATGCCGCTCATGACATCCCTGCCAAAGGCGTGGCGTACATATTCACTG GTCATAAGTACTAGGTGCTTCAGCAGCTTAAGATGAGAAGTCATGCTCTCTCCATCTATGAGTACAGCTTCTCCTCCAGGGTCAAGCAGGTTGACGCTGCTGTATGTGTCACGTGGGAGGTTTATTACAG GTGTGATGAGCACAGGAGAGGGATGGACCCCGTCTTCCCCAGACTCATCCAAACAGGCTGGCCTTGAATCCTGAGGTGACCCCACGCTGCCTTTCAGTTacatg CACCGACCGTTGCTCCAACAGTTtcaccagaggaagaggacctGGCTGAG GGATACCTTTCTCAGTTCTACGCTGATGTTGGGATGAGAAACTCCACAGTGAGAAGCCTCAACAAGAACTCCTTCAGCCAGGATCTAGAAGCAATGCAGGCTTTCTTTGGTCTGGAG GTGACTGGTGTCCTGAATAACGAGACCGTTGAGGTGATGAAGGCACCTCGGTGCGGTGTGTCAGACATCAGCAGATATGGACACTTCCCTGGGAAACCCAAATGGCAGAAAAAGCTGATCACATACAG GATCACCCGCTATACTCCAGATCTGACCCAGCGTCAGGTGGACACAACCATTGCTCGGGCCTTCCAGCTCTACAGCGACGTCATCCCGCTGAACTTTAAACAGGTCTACAGAGGCACTGCGGACATCATGATCCTCTTCAAGGGTGGAT ATCACGGGGACTTTTACCCTTTTGATGGGGCGGGGGGAGTCTTGGCTCATGCTAACTCTCCTGGACAAGGCCAGGGAGGGGATACAcactttgatgatgatgaaacctGGACTCTTACCCAAAGAG GTGTGAATCTGCTGCTGGTGGCAGCCCATGAATTTGGCCACGCTCTGGGTCTGGATCACTCCAGGGACAGGCGAGCGCTCATGTTCCCCACTTATCAATATGTCAACACAAACGGATACAGGTTGCCAGATGATGACAGGCGTGGGGTTCAAGCACTTTATG GCAGCCGCACACCAGTGCCCACAACCGCACCAAAACCTAAACCAGATCCTGAACCAGAGCCAGAGGACCCAACAGAGGATCCAAACCCAGACCCTCTGCCCAACCCCAGAGATGAGCAGTGCAGCCGCGAGCTGGTGTTTGATGCTGCAACCTCCATCAAAGGAGACCTGTACTTCTTCAAAAATGG ATACTACTGGAGGAAGAGTTCAAGATTGCGAGGAATCCGTTTGATTAAAGTGAGCACAAAATGGCCACGAATCCACTCCGTCGATGCTGCTTTTGAAGTCCCATACAAGGACGTGGTGTATCTTTTTGAAG GTCGCCAATACTGGGGCATCAGGGCTCATGCAACGACAATAATTTCAGGCTATCCAAAGTCTATCACCAACCTTGGACTCCCCTCTTCAGTCACTAAGGTGGATGCAGCCGTCTATGTGCAATCTACTGGAAAAACACTCATTTTTGTTAATAACCAGTATTGGAG TTATGatgaaggcaaaaacaaaatggactTTGGGTACCCACGAGCCATCACTTGGGATTTCCCTGGCATAGGCTCCAGAGTAGATGCAGCCTTTGAGAATTACG CAAATGAGCTCAGTTTGACCTCGTTTCT GACCCCGTCTCCTATGGAGTCACTCAACACGTTTGAATCTGAGATGGAGGCCGATGGACAGGGGAACTACtctctttttcctgctctggACAGCATTGCAAGTCTGTCTGGGACCGCGGAAACTCTGGAGAGGTTGTTAAAAATAAT TGAAATTGCAGAGAAGCCAAACCTCACATGGCTTGATGCTGCGCAG ATTGTGTTGGAAGAAGCTGGACGTCCCATGCACATAAAGGAGATTAAACAGAGGATCATCGACAGGGGACTTGTTCAATCCAA TGCAAAGTCAAGCCTGGAGGCCGTCATGTATCGTGAG ACTGATGAGGAGCGGCAGCAGGCCCTGCAGGCCTTCACTGCCCAGTCTTTCCTGGGCTCTCCGCAGCAGAATACCATCTCCAGCTCTGGCTCAGGTGCCTCGGCACCCGCCTTCCCATCCCCCACCAGCTCCTCAGagcataaaaccaaaatgaagaGAGGTTCACGGAAAAACCAGAACGAAAAGTACCGACTCAAGTACCTTAGACTGCGCAAGACTGCCCGTGCCATGATATTT GAGAATGCAGCTCTCTGTGATGAAGTGGCCCACTTAGAAGAGAAGTTTCTGAGAGCCAAGGAGGAACGGAG GTTTTTGctgaagtcactgctgcagtACCAGTCTTTGTCAGAGGGGGAGATACTGCCCACACCGAGCTCAAGCTCTCATCCACCTGTGCCGCCTGTGGCATTGACCTCAGGTCCTGCAGGGGCTTCAGGCCTGTCTGGAGGGCACAGCCTGGCATCAGTGGTGTCCACGGGGGAAGACGGACCTCTTAAAAAAccaaagaaggaaaggaaagagcgAGGCAGGGAAAATGGAAAGGAGGAAT TTCCAAAGAAGATGTCTAAGAAGAGAAAGCTGGCAGACGGGTCTCGGAAGCTGGTGCAGCCCATCCCTCTGGACTCATCCGGTCGTCCCGTCTTCCCCATTGTCCTGGGAGGTTTAACGGTCTACAGTCTGGGAGAG ATCATCACAGACAGGATGTTGTTCCATGATGAGTGTGCCATCTACCCAGTGGGCTTCTGCAGCACCAGAGTCTTTGCCAGCATGAAAAACCCCGACCAGCAGTGCCTCTACACCTGCCAAATCAAGGACGGGGGAACAGGTCCACAG TTTGAGATTGTGCCTGAAGAAGATCCTCAGAACGCCATCGTGGCCTCCTCTGCCCTGACGTGCCACTCCAATCTACTGAAGGCCATCGCATCTGTCAG CTCCAAGTCTGTGGCGCCCATTGTGCCGTCAGGAGCGGACTTCTTTGGCTTCTCCCACCCCACCATCCAGAATCTCATCCAGAGCTGTCCTGGAGCCCGCAAATGTAGCAA CTACCGATGGATCCGTTTTGAGGTGTGTCGCCCTGGTGATGGACAGATTCCTCATAGCCTATCAGAGGACGACGCCTCAGTCAATTTTGAGGCCTACCAGAGACACCAAGGCTTTGATGAGAGCATCAAGACGGAGCACATTACAG GACAGACACCGTCTCCCAGCTCCTCCCATCAGCACCACCTGACCTCCCCAACCATGAAGCCCTCTACCTCATATTACAGCTCCTGA
- the mmp13b gene encoding collagenase 3: MIALLLLALVAHSFALPVPSGEKDNWLLAEKYLRRFYDLPAGLQGTQKTSGVFQTKIKEMQKFFKLKVTGNLDDNTLELMKQARCGVPDIGEYNHFPRHLKWQNNNVTFRILNYTPDLKKSDVDRAVRNALNVWADVTPLTFKKLHHGNADIMISFGAKEHGDYNPFDGPNGLLAHAYPPGQGIGGDTHFDEDEQWTKDSSAYNLFIVAAHELGHALGMSHSTDAGALMYPVYSYATGYPLAEDDIEGIQALYGPNPNPRKVKPKPDAPNKCDPMLTFDAVTELRGETIIFKDRFYWRLHPQMPEPEQTLIKSTWPTLPNKVDAAYENPEKDVVIIFSGIRMWALNGYNLVDGYPKYIHKLGLPKTIRKIDAAVYIRDTGKTLLFTDEDYWSYDEAKGTMDTGYPRSIEDDFPGMDDEIDAAAYHYGYLYFYHEHMQYEYSYNSRKVIRIQRTNSILNC, translated from the exons ATGAtagctttgctgctgctggcgcTGGTCGCTCACTCCTTTGCTCTGCCTGTGCCGTCAGGAGAGAAGGACAACTGGCTTTTGGCAGAG AAGTACCTGCGTCGCTTCTATGACCTCCCTGCTGGTCTCCAAGGAACACAGAAGACATCAGGTGTCTTTCAGACCAAGATCAAGGAGATGCAGAAATTCTTCAAACTCAAG GTGACAGGAAATCTGGATGACAACACTCTGGAGCTGATGAAGCAGGCCAGATGTGGCGTCCCAGACATCGGGGAGTACAACCACTTCCCTCGACACCTCAAATGGCAAAATAACAATGTCACATTCAG GATATTGAATTATACACCAGATCTGAAGAAGTCTGATGTCGACCGAGCCGTCCGCAATGCGCTGAATGTGTGGGCTGATGTCACTCCACTAACCTTTAAGAAGCTGCACCATGGCAACGCTGACATTATGATCAGTTTTGGAGCAAAAG AGCACGGAGACTATAACCCTTTTGACGGGCCTAACGGGTTGCTGGCTCACGCCTACCCACCCGGCCAAGGCATCGGAGGAGACACTCACTTCGATGAGGACGAACAGTGGACCAAAGACTCATCAG cttaCAACCTGTTTATAGTGGCGGCCCATGAGTTGGGCCACGCCCTCGGTATGTCCCATTCCACAGACGCGGGCGCCCTGATGTACCCCGTCTACTCGTACGCCACAGGGTACCCGCTCGCTGAAGACGACATTGAAGGCATTCAAGCGCTCTACG GCCCAAACCCAAACCCGAGGAAAGTGAAGCCAAAGCCTGACGCACCAAACAAATGTGACCCCATGTTAACCTTTGACGCTGTCACAGAGCTCAGAGGGGAAACCATCATCTTCAAAGACAG ATTCTACTGGCGTCTCCATCCTCAGATGCCAGAGCCTGAGCAGACACTGATCAAGTCCACGTGGCCCACACTCCCCAACAAGGTGGACGCAGCATACGAGAACCCAGAGAAGGACGTAGTCATCATATTTAGTG GCATCCGAATGTGGGCTTTGAATGGATATAACCTTGTGGACGGTTACCCAAAGTACATACACAAACTTGGACTTCCCAAGACAATAAGGAAAATCGATGCGGCTGTGTACATCAGAGATACCGGGAAAACTCTGCTCTTCACCGATGAAGACTACTGGAG CTACGATGAAGCAAAAGGCACCATGGACACTGGCTACCCTCGATCCATTGAGGACGACTTTCCTGGGATGGATGACGagattgatgctgctgcttaTCACTATG gATATTTGTATTTCTACCATGAACACATGCAGTACGAGTACAGTTACAACTCAAGGAAGGTCATTCGCATCCAGAGGACCAACTCCATTCTCAACTGCTGA